A genomic window from Salvia splendens isolate huo1 chromosome 11, SspV2, whole genome shotgun sequence includes:
- the LOC121755653 gene encoding protein LNK2-like isoform X2: MFDWNDEELTNIIWGEAGESDDHIVPYPDQVKEKPSILFGDCPRKEKNQHTSNASPPEVKCPPTTHEHGVELDSNCSNDTGDPAREVDHTSWSDCPNPSSSNVPKAEQDTSGAIASENITKSSASGSLRDETSQFKKDSEIFENPPEDGEQGDFVDYGWANIGSFDDLDRIFSNQDPLFGNMSAGHDDELWSPSKDVTSSPLGTTPLSGDSTDPPFGALRAAINQSEVKAEYMPDTSQTLGYEKPNETTSHAPQDVQSPATSEIIQPRLAQRNDGIAATPTNFPGKLFWGVQANRQKRSVKGQKLDNKNEVRHLCNLSGTWSSSGSTLQQVNGQCAPSVINPGPPLVLTQQSSLPRPELFQQNYFPRAPLGTPLYGSMNHHPMTSILPQFHPGDENHDLMSSSYEVPPSSSNSVKNSDDAAVKPPAMTPREKIEKLRRRQQMRAILAIQKQQLQFGNQVSVSEISGMEGGEVEVNESLGSFPSLEPSSPGEQYDSNTISPTFDDFSVEESVLYQLQDIIAKLDNKMRLCIRDSLSRLAQSALQRQNHNDTSSTCTSSRDEVLGNKDLVGHDRFSRTADAETDTNPIDRVVAHLLFHRPLDFSGKPPDAPESPLSPNLPFEKKANPTVSLTKDRFAESFGNTQITSPQGSKSAGPFSESYQSKNFPAFV; this comes from the exons ATGTTTGATTGGAACGACGAGGAG TTAACAAACATCATATGGGGTGAGGCTGGGGAAAGTGATGATCATATTGTTCCATATCCTGACCAAGTCAAAGAGAAACCTTCAATTTTATTTGGAGACTGCCCTAGGAAAGAAAAAAATCAGCATACTTCAAATGCTAGCCCCCCTGAAGTGAAATGTCCTCCCACCACGCATGAACATGGGGTTGAACTAGATAGTAATTGCAGTAATGATACTGGTGATCCCGCAAGAGAAGTTGATCATACTTCATGGTCCGATTGCCCTAATCCATCCTCATCTAATGTTCCAAAAGCTGAACAGGATACTTCAGGTGCCATTGCATcagaaaacataacaaaaaGTTCAGCAAGTGGTTCCTTAAGAG ATGAGACATCTCAGTTTAAGAAAGATTCTGAAATATTTGAAAATCCCCCGGAAGATGGAGAACAAGGTGACTTTGTTGACTATGGCTGGGCCAATATTGGAAGTTTTGATGATCTGGATAGGATATTTAG CAATCAAGATCCACTATTTGGGAATATGAGCGCTGGACACGATGATGAGCTATGGTCCCCTTCCAAAGATGTAACCAGCAGCCCTCTGGGCACTACTCCTTTATCTGGAGATTCCACTGATCCTCCATTTGGAGCATTAAGAGCCGCAATCAATCAATCCGAGGTTAAGGCTGAATACATGCCAGATACCAGCCAGACGCTTGGGTACGAAAAACCTAACGAGACCACATCTCATGCTCCACAGGATGTACAG TCTCCAGCAACGAGTGAGATTATCCAACCACGCCTAGCACAACGTAATGATGGAATTGCTGCAACCCCTACTAACTTCCCAGGCAAA TTGTTTTGGGGTGTTCAAGCTAACCGGCAAAAGAGGTCAGTCAAGGGTCAGAAGTTGGACAACAAGAATGAAGTCAGACACCTTTGTAACTTAAGTGGCACATGGTCCTCATCCGGAAGCACGTTGCAACAAGTTAATGGCCAGTGTGCACCATCAGTGATCAACCCAGGTCCACCTTTGGTGCTCACTCAGCAAAGCTCACTTCCGAGGCCTGAGCTGtttcaacaaaattatttcCCACGAGCACCTTTAGGTACTCCTTTGTATGGGAGTATGAATCACCATCCTATGACTTCTATCTTGCCACAGTTTCATCCCGGGGATGAAAACCATGATTTAATGTCTTCTAGCTATGAAGTCCCTCCTTCCAGTTCAAATTCAGTAAAGAATTCAGACGATGCTGCAGTGAAGCCTCCAGCAATGACGCCaagagaaaaaattgaaaagttaagGAGGAGGCAGCAAATGAGAGCAATACTTGCAATTCAGAAACAGCAGCTGCAATTCGGTAACCAGGTATCAGTTTCTGAAATTTCTGGCATGGAAGGAGGGGAAGTCGAGGTTAATGAAAGTCTTGGGTCTTTTCCTTCCCTTGAACCAAGCTCGCCTGGAGAACAGTATGATTCTAATACAATCAGCCCAACCTTTGATGATTTCTCAGTAGAGGAATCAGTGCTCTATCAGCTTCAAGATATCATAGCTAAA TTGGACAATAAGATGAGACTTTGCATCCGAGACAGCTTGTCTCGACTTGCCCAAAGTGCTTTGCAGAGGCAAAACCATAATGATACAAGCAGTACCTGCACAAGCAGCAGAGATGAAGTTCTCGGTAACAAAGATTTAGTTGGCCATGACAG GTTTTCTAGAACAGCTGATGCGGAGACGGATACCAATCCAATAGACCGGGTGGTGGCGCATTTGCTCTTCCACAGGCCACTTGACTTTTCTGGAAAACCTCCTGATGCACCTGAATCACCTTTGTCTCCCAACCTACCATTTGAAAAGAAAGCAAATCCGACAGTGAGCTTAACCAAGGACCGTTTTGCTGAGAGCTTTGGGAACACTCAGATTACATCTCCACAGGGATCAAAATCAGCAGGCCCATTTTCTGAAAGCTACCAGTCCAAAAACTTTCCCGCTTTTGTCTAG
- the LOC121755653 gene encoding protein LNK2-like isoform X1: protein MFDWNDEELTNIIWGEAGESDDHIVPYPDQVKEKPSILFGDCPRKEKNQHTSNASPPEVKCPPTTHEHGVELDSNCSNDTGDPAREVDHTSWSDCPNPSSSNVPKAEQDTSGAIASENITKSSASGSLRDETSQFKKDSEIFENPPEDGEQGDFVDYGWANIGSFDDLDRIFSNQDPLFGNMSAGHDDELWSPSKDVTSSPLGTTPLSGDSTDPPFGALRAAINQSEVKAEYMPDTSQTLGYEKPNETTSHAPQDVQASLDIIEHFGGKSNLLGKQKSPATSEIIQPRLAQRNDGIAATPTNFPGKLFWGVQANRQKRSVKGQKLDNKNEVRHLCNLSGTWSSSGSTLQQVNGQCAPSVINPGPPLVLTQQSSLPRPELFQQNYFPRAPLGTPLYGSMNHHPMTSILPQFHPGDENHDLMSSSYEVPPSSSNSVKNSDDAAVKPPAMTPREKIEKLRRRQQMRAILAIQKQQLQFGNQVSVSEISGMEGGEVEVNESLGSFPSLEPSSPGEQYDSNTISPTFDDFSVEESVLYQLQDIIAKLDNKMRLCIRDSLSRLAQSALQRQNHNDTSSTCTSSRDEVLGNKDLVGHDRFSRTADAETDTNPIDRVVAHLLFHRPLDFSGKPPDAPESPLSPNLPFEKKANPTVSLTKDRFAESFGNTQITSPQGSKSAGPFSESYQSKNFPAFV from the exons ATGTTTGATTGGAACGACGAGGAG TTAACAAACATCATATGGGGTGAGGCTGGGGAAAGTGATGATCATATTGTTCCATATCCTGACCAAGTCAAAGAGAAACCTTCAATTTTATTTGGAGACTGCCCTAGGAAAGAAAAAAATCAGCATACTTCAAATGCTAGCCCCCCTGAAGTGAAATGTCCTCCCACCACGCATGAACATGGGGTTGAACTAGATAGTAATTGCAGTAATGATACTGGTGATCCCGCAAGAGAAGTTGATCATACTTCATGGTCCGATTGCCCTAATCCATCCTCATCTAATGTTCCAAAAGCTGAACAGGATACTTCAGGTGCCATTGCATcagaaaacataacaaaaaGTTCAGCAAGTGGTTCCTTAAGAG ATGAGACATCTCAGTTTAAGAAAGATTCTGAAATATTTGAAAATCCCCCGGAAGATGGAGAACAAGGTGACTTTGTTGACTATGGCTGGGCCAATATTGGAAGTTTTGATGATCTGGATAGGATATTTAG CAATCAAGATCCACTATTTGGGAATATGAGCGCTGGACACGATGATGAGCTATGGTCCCCTTCCAAAGATGTAACCAGCAGCCCTCTGGGCACTACTCCTTTATCTGGAGATTCCACTGATCCTCCATTTGGAGCATTAAGAGCCGCAATCAATCAATCCGAGGTTAAGGCTGAATACATGCCAGATACCAGCCAGACGCTTGGGTACGAAAAACCTAACGAGACCACATCTCATGCTCCACAGGATGTACAGGCAAGCTTAGATATTATTGAACATTTCGGGGGTAAAAGTAACCTATTAGGGAAACAAAAG TCTCCAGCAACGAGTGAGATTATCCAACCACGCCTAGCACAACGTAATGATGGAATTGCTGCAACCCCTACTAACTTCCCAGGCAAA TTGTTTTGGGGTGTTCAAGCTAACCGGCAAAAGAGGTCAGTCAAGGGTCAGAAGTTGGACAACAAGAATGAAGTCAGACACCTTTGTAACTTAAGTGGCACATGGTCCTCATCCGGAAGCACGTTGCAACAAGTTAATGGCCAGTGTGCACCATCAGTGATCAACCCAGGTCCACCTTTGGTGCTCACTCAGCAAAGCTCACTTCCGAGGCCTGAGCTGtttcaacaaaattatttcCCACGAGCACCTTTAGGTACTCCTTTGTATGGGAGTATGAATCACCATCCTATGACTTCTATCTTGCCACAGTTTCATCCCGGGGATGAAAACCATGATTTAATGTCTTCTAGCTATGAAGTCCCTCCTTCCAGTTCAAATTCAGTAAAGAATTCAGACGATGCTGCAGTGAAGCCTCCAGCAATGACGCCaagagaaaaaattgaaaagttaagGAGGAGGCAGCAAATGAGAGCAATACTTGCAATTCAGAAACAGCAGCTGCAATTCGGTAACCAGGTATCAGTTTCTGAAATTTCTGGCATGGAAGGAGGGGAAGTCGAGGTTAATGAAAGTCTTGGGTCTTTTCCTTCCCTTGAACCAAGCTCGCCTGGAGAACAGTATGATTCTAATACAATCAGCCCAACCTTTGATGATTTCTCAGTAGAGGAATCAGTGCTCTATCAGCTTCAAGATATCATAGCTAAA TTGGACAATAAGATGAGACTTTGCATCCGAGACAGCTTGTCTCGACTTGCCCAAAGTGCTTTGCAGAGGCAAAACCATAATGATACAAGCAGTACCTGCACAAGCAGCAGAGATGAAGTTCTCGGTAACAAAGATTTAGTTGGCCATGACAG GTTTTCTAGAACAGCTGATGCGGAGACGGATACCAATCCAATAGACCGGGTGGTGGCGCATTTGCTCTTCCACAGGCCACTTGACTTTTCTGGAAAACCTCCTGATGCACCTGAATCACCTTTGTCTCCCAACCTACCATTTGAAAAGAAAGCAAATCCGACAGTGAGCTTAACCAAGGACCGTTTTGCTGAGAGCTTTGGGAACACTCAGATTACATCTCCACAGGGATCAAAATCAGCAGGCCCATTTTCTGAAAGCTACCAGTCCAAAAACTTTCCCGCTTTTGTCTAG
- the LOC121755694 gene encoding uncharacterized protein LOC121755694 isoform X5 produces MYNLYLIAASHHEESHYLHSIPSITNTMFIPQQAVYLYYDNWTLEIDEIVLNMIIKLKRETQWKFDEFPSWFVLTVQHAVQTKTNILLTEVDIKQRLDFLKQRYTTFKEVVGYKGVSYDVEAKFVRVPDEIWVEIMKKTLFAAAYYHRDNPHFSQLACLYGMDDIKKEREVSVIVLSDCTEEIPTDESSCYEVSGFKAEVNSPDIGSDGSLVTRLETGRVLPKPDAAKTEQAGPSTRSPNASSVASNSPLRWWPHNIRRPNF; encoded by the exons ATGTACAACCTCTATTTAATAGCAGCCTCGCACCACGAAGAATCACACTACTTGCATTCCATTCCTTCCATCACTAACACTATGTTTATTCCTCAACAGGCTGTGTATCTGTACTACGACAACTGGACCCTGGAGATCGATGAGATTGTACTAAACATGATCATCAAGCTGAAAAGGGAGACCCAATGGAAGTTCGATGAGTTTCCATCTTGGTTCGTACTGACGGTGCAACACGCAGTGCAGACTAAAACCAACATTCTGCTGACCGAGGTGGACATCAAACAACGTCTCGACTTCCTGAAGCAGAGGTACACCACCTTCAAGGAGGTAGTGGGTTACAAAGGCGTATCGTATGACGTGGAGGCTAAGTTTGTGCGTGTGCCTGATGAGATATGGGTGGAAATTATGAAG AAAACTCTATTTGCGGCAGCGTACTACCACCGAGATAATCCCCACTTCTCGCAGTTGGCATGTTTGTACGGAATGGACGACATCAAGAAGGAAAGAGAAGTTTCTGTGATAGTGCTTTCTGACTGCACCGAGGAGATCCCTACTGATGAATCGAGCTGTTACGAGGTTAGTGGATTCAAAGCAGAGGTGAACTCGCCAG ACATTGGCTCGGATGGGAGCCTGGTAACTCGCCTTGAGACAGGCCGGGTTTTGCCGAAGCCAGATGCAGCGAAGACAGAACAAGCTGGTCCCTCTACTCGATCCCCCAATGCGAGTTCTGTTGCGTCAAACTCGCCTCTCCGTTGGTGGCCACACAATATAAGACGTCCCAATTTCTAA
- the LOC121755694 gene encoding uncharacterized protein LOC121755694 isoform X4 produces the protein MNAVYLYYDNWTLEIDEIVLNMIIKLKRETQWKFDEFPSWFVLTVQHAVQTKTNILLTEVDIKQRLDFLKQRYTTFKEVVGYKGVSYDVEAKFVRVPDEIWVEIMKKTLFAAAYYHRDNPHFSQLACLYGMDDIKKEREVSVIVLSDCTEEIPTDESSCYEVSGFKAEVNSPGIVPPQTVRRKLFAADVAPQVDQESTNDMGMYFIDIGSDGSLVTRLETGRVLPKPDAAKTEQAGPSTRSPNASSVASNSPLRWWPHNIRRPNF, from the exons ATGAAT GCTGTGTATCTGTACTACGACAACTGGACCCTGGAGATCGATGAGATTGTACTAAACATGATCATCAAGCTGAAAAGGGAGACCCAATGGAAGTTCGATGAGTTTCCATCTTGGTTCGTACTGACGGTGCAACACGCAGTGCAGACTAAAACCAACATTCTGCTGACCGAGGTGGACATCAAACAACGTCTCGACTTCCTGAAGCAGAGGTACACCACCTTCAAGGAGGTAGTGGGTTACAAAGGCGTATCGTATGACGTGGAGGCTAAGTTTGTGCGTGTGCCTGATGAGATATGGGTGGAAATTATGAAG AAAACTCTATTTGCGGCAGCGTACTACCACCGAGATAATCCCCACTTCTCGCAGTTGGCATGTTTGTACGGAATGGACGACATCAAGAAGGAAAGAGAAGTTTCTGTGATAGTGCTTTCTGACTGCACCGAGGAGATCCCTACTGATGAATCGAGCTGTTACGAGGTTAGTGGATTCAAAGCAGAGGTGAACTCGCCAGGTATTGTCCCCCCTCAAACGGTTCGACGTAAACTATTTGCGGCAGATGTCGCACCTCAAGTTGATCAGGAGTCAACCAATGACATGGGCATGTATTTCATAGACATTGGCTCGGATGGGAGCCTGGTAACTCGCCTTGAGACAGGCCGGGTTTTGCCGAAGCCAGATGCAGCGAAGACAGAACAAGCTGGTCCCTCTACTCGATCCCCCAATGCGAGTTCTGTTGCGTCAAACTCGCCTCTCCGTTGGTGGCCACACAATATAAGACGTCCCAATTTCTAA
- the LOC121755694 gene encoding uncharacterized protein LOC121755694 isoform X2, translating to MYNLYLIAASHHEESHYLHSIPSITNTMFIPQQAVYLYYDNWTLEIDEIVLNMIIKLKRETQWKFDEFPSWFVLTVQHAVQTKTNILLTEVDIKQRLDFLKQRYTTFKEVVGYKGVSYDVEAKFVRVPDEIWVEIMKLACLYGMDDIKKEREVSVIVLSDCTEEIPTDESSCYEVSGFKAEVNSPGIVPPQTVRRKLFAADVAPQVDQESTNDMGMYFIDIGSDGSLVTRLETGRVLPKPDAAKTEQAGPSTRSPNASSVASNSPLRWWPHNIRRPNF from the exons ATGTACAACCTCTATTTAATAGCAGCCTCGCACCACGAAGAATCACACTACTTGCATTCCATTCCTTCCATCACTAACACTATGTTTATTCCTCAACAGGCTGTGTATCTGTACTACGACAACTGGACCCTGGAGATCGATGAGATTGTACTAAACATGATCATCAAGCTGAAAAGGGAGACCCAATGGAAGTTCGATGAGTTTCCATCTTGGTTCGTACTGACGGTGCAACACGCAGTGCAGACTAAAACCAACATTCTGCTGACCGAGGTGGACATCAAACAACGTCTCGACTTCCTGAAGCAGAGGTACACCACCTTCAAGGAGGTAGTGGGTTACAAAGGCGTATCGTATGACGTGGAGGCTAAGTTTGTGCGTGTGCCTGATGAGATATGGGTGGAAATTATGAAG TTGGCATGTTTGTACGGAATGGACGACATCAAGAAGGAAAGAGAAGTTTCTGTGATAGTGCTTTCTGACTGCACCGAGGAGATCCCTACTGATGAATCGAGCTGTTACGAGGTTAGTGGATTCAAAGCAGAGGTGAACTCGCCAGGTATTGTCCCCCCTCAAACGGTTCGACGTAAACTATTTGCGGCAGATGTCGCACCTCAAGTTGATCAGGAGTCAACCAATGACATGGGCATGTATTTCATAGACATTGGCTCGGATGGGAGCCTGGTAACTCGCCTTGAGACAGGCCGGGTTTTGCCGAAGCCAGATGCAGCGAAGACAGAACAAGCTGGTCCCTCTACTCGATCCCCCAATGCGAGTTCTGTTGCGTCAAACTCGCCTCTCCGTTGGTGGCCACACAATATAAGACGTCCCAATTTCTAA
- the LOC121755694 gene encoding uncharacterized protein LOC121755694 isoform X1, with product MYNLYLIAASHHEESHYLHSIPSITNTMFIPQQAVYLYYDNWTLEIDEIVLNMIIKLKRETQWKFDEFPSWFVLTVQHAVQTKTNILLTEVDIKQRLDFLKQRYTTFKEVVGYKGVSYDVEAKFVRVPDEIWVEIMKKTLFAAAYYHRDNPHFSQLACLYGMDDIKKEREVSVIVLSDCTEEIPTDESSCYEVSGFKAEVNSPGIVPPQTVRRKLFAADVAPQVDQESTNDMGMYFIDIGSDGSLVTRLETGRVLPKPDAAKTEQAGPSTRSPNASSVASNSPLRWWPHNIRRPNF from the exons ATGTACAACCTCTATTTAATAGCAGCCTCGCACCACGAAGAATCACACTACTTGCATTCCATTCCTTCCATCACTAACACTATGTTTATTCCTCAACAGGCTGTGTATCTGTACTACGACAACTGGACCCTGGAGATCGATGAGATTGTACTAAACATGATCATCAAGCTGAAAAGGGAGACCCAATGGAAGTTCGATGAGTTTCCATCTTGGTTCGTACTGACGGTGCAACACGCAGTGCAGACTAAAACCAACATTCTGCTGACCGAGGTGGACATCAAACAACGTCTCGACTTCCTGAAGCAGAGGTACACCACCTTCAAGGAGGTAGTGGGTTACAAAGGCGTATCGTATGACGTGGAGGCTAAGTTTGTGCGTGTGCCTGATGAGATATGGGTGGAAATTATGAAG AAAACTCTATTTGCGGCAGCGTACTACCACCGAGATAATCCCCACTTCTCGCAGTTGGCATGTTTGTACGGAATGGACGACATCAAGAAGGAAAGAGAAGTTTCTGTGATAGTGCTTTCTGACTGCACCGAGGAGATCCCTACTGATGAATCGAGCTGTTACGAGGTTAGTGGATTCAAAGCAGAGGTGAACTCGCCAGGTATTGTCCCCCCTCAAACGGTTCGACGTAAACTATTTGCGGCAGATGTCGCACCTCAAGTTGATCAGGAGTCAACCAATGACATGGGCATGTATTTCATAGACATTGGCTCGGATGGGAGCCTGGTAACTCGCCTTGAGACAGGCCGGGTTTTGCCGAAGCCAGATGCAGCGAAGACAGAACAAGCTGGTCCCTCTACTCGATCCCCCAATGCGAGTTCTGTTGCGTCAAACTCGCCTCTCCGTTGGTGGCCACACAATATAAGACGTCCCAATTTCTAA
- the LOC121755694 gene encoding uncharacterized protein LOC121755694 isoform X3: MMQAVYLYYDNWTLEIDEIVLNMIIKLKRETQWKFDEFPSWFVLTVQHAVQTKTNILLTEVDIKQRLDFLKQRYTTFKEVVGYKGVSYDVEAKFVRVPDEIWVEIMKKTLFAAAYYHRDNPHFSQLACLYGMDDIKKEREVSVIVLSDCTEEIPTDESSCYEVSGFKAEVNSPGIVPPQTVRRKLFAADVAPQVDQESTNDMGMYFIDIGSDGSLVTRLETGRVLPKPDAAKTEQAGPSTRSPNASSVASNSPLRWWPHNIRRPNF; encoded by the exons ATGATGCAG GCTGTGTATCTGTACTACGACAACTGGACCCTGGAGATCGATGAGATTGTACTAAACATGATCATCAAGCTGAAAAGGGAGACCCAATGGAAGTTCGATGAGTTTCCATCTTGGTTCGTACTGACGGTGCAACACGCAGTGCAGACTAAAACCAACATTCTGCTGACCGAGGTGGACATCAAACAACGTCTCGACTTCCTGAAGCAGAGGTACACCACCTTCAAGGAGGTAGTGGGTTACAAAGGCGTATCGTATGACGTGGAGGCTAAGTTTGTGCGTGTGCCTGATGAGATATGGGTGGAAATTATGAAG AAAACTCTATTTGCGGCAGCGTACTACCACCGAGATAATCCCCACTTCTCGCAGTTGGCATGTTTGTACGGAATGGACGACATCAAGAAGGAAAGAGAAGTTTCTGTGATAGTGCTTTCTGACTGCACCGAGGAGATCCCTACTGATGAATCGAGCTGTTACGAGGTTAGTGGATTCAAAGCAGAGGTGAACTCGCCAGGTATTGTCCCCCCTCAAACGGTTCGACGTAAACTATTTGCGGCAGATGTCGCACCTCAAGTTGATCAGGAGTCAACCAATGACATGGGCATGTATTTCATAGACATTGGCTCGGATGGGAGCCTGGTAACTCGCCTTGAGACAGGCCGGGTTTTGCCGAAGCCAGATGCAGCGAAGACAGAACAAGCTGGTCCCTCTACTCGATCCCCCAATGCGAGTTCTGTTGCGTCAAACTCGCCTCTCCGTTGGTGGCCACACAATATAAGACGTCCCAATTTCTAA
- the LOC121755704 gene encoding uncharacterized protein LOC121755704, with translation MTISGRQSSRLIRMRSSRGPSHGRYGKHGRPFLERIVLAVQGQNKLMIRCSGPSGSEVNENEFPGFEDHDSDNVVHLSQASGFEGYSSGNNGKQASINKSGGSQKRKHGGADAALMEFLSNLHDETNARLEVISSRIDYEFNLGKAKQDVFDKLKIVEGLTLDQRYELCNILSDKPQQLEVFMGMRAGARLGYLLKLIEENQKVM, from the exons ATGACGATCAGTGGGAGGCAATCGTCCAG GCTGATAAGGATGCGAAGTTCACGCGGGCCAAGTCATGGCCGTTATGGGAAACATGGAAGGCCATTTTTGGAAAGGATCGTGCTAGCGGTGCAGGGGCAGAACAAGTTGATGATTCGGTGCAGTGGCCCAAGTGGTAGCGAGGTCAATGAGAACGAGTTCCCAGGCTTCGAAGACCATGATTCCGACAATGTGGTTCATCTGTCACAGGCGTCGGGCTTTGAAGGCTACAGCTCCGGTAACAATGGCAAACAAGCTTCCATCAACAAGTCCGGCGGGAGTCAGAAGCGCAAACACGGTGGAGCCGATGCAGCACTTATGGAATTCCTCTCAAATCTGCATGATGAGACGAACGCTCGCCTCGAGGTGATTTCATCGAGAATCGACTATGAATTCAATCTTGGAAAGGCTAAGCAAGATGTTTTCGACAAGCTGAAAATTGTGGAAGGCCTCACGCTCGATCAAAGGTACGAACTGTGCAACATCTTAAGCGACAAGCCGCAGCAGCTTGAGGTATTCATGGGAATGAGAGCTGGCGCTCGTCTTGGATACCTGTTGAAGCTTATCGAGGAGAATCAGAAAGTAATGTGA